The window GATGGAGCCCATGATGGCGGTGATGATCATGCAGAGCGGGTTGAATGCTGTCACGAACACTGGGCCCCTCTGCCTCGACACGATCCCCTGCACGTAGTACGCCACGCCGGAGCACACGATACCCTGCATATCCATTCACCTCATCGTGTCAGCGCGCgacagctcgccggcggcgaacacCGCCATGGCTGATCGATCGAGCAAGAGATCGAGCTTACGGCGTAGACGCAGGTGAAGAGGCGGGTGTCGAAGCCGATGAGCCAGGCGTGGGTGTTGTGGCGCTcggcgacgagggcgacggtgccgCTGAGGACGGAGCCCATGAGGCAGATGAGCGTGGTGAGCGACAGCTCGGCCGGGTAACTCTGCAGGGTGTTGGACTGGAGGACGAAGAAGCCCGACCAGCACACGCAGGCGACGACGATGAAGATGGTGCCCTGGAGgaacccgccgcccgccgcgccgccggcgccggagccgccgtCGTGGTGCTGCCCCTTGGTCCACGGGAACTGCACCACCGGGCCGTGGTACAGCACCATCAGCACCGCTCCGGCCACCGTGAACAGTGTCCCGGCGATCTTCGCCTGGCTGTGCACGCTCTTCAGCTTCACCTTCTCcatcctaattaattaattaatcaaccgATTCACCATTAATCTCTCGCATTCCATGCTGATTAAACGATTAATCCACATGctaattatatgctaattatTGATTACCTGAGGACGAGGGCCATGACGAAGGTGACGGCGGGGAGGACGTTGATGAGAGCGGAGGCGAAGCCGGCGGATGTCAGGTTGGCCCCCATGTAGTACAGGTTCTGATCAAGCACAGGCCTGACAAGTACGTACACGTGTCAGGACTAGAGCTGAATTGCATGTACGGTATAATCGTATTAGTATTATTTGACTTGTAATTAACTTACTCAAGTATGGCGAGCCCCATGATCTTCAGGAAGATGATGAGGGTCAACCTTGGTCTTACTCGCCTGTATCAAGTAGGAGCAAATAATCAGTTATTAAAGCCAACcactgattaattaattagctcagTTAATTAGGTTATTAAGCTGAGATTACTGAAGAAAATGCTCATGCAGCAGTTGCTAGTTGCAACTCTAGGAGGGCCCTAAGAACATGATTCAACTAGCTAAGTGAACACATATATAGCTAGGCCGTCACTAAATTGATGGTGATAAAATTCGGTTGATTATGGTACGGTTAATATGTAAGGTGTCATTTTCTGCTTTCTGTACCGCTGCTGTTCTTGTCTGGGATCTATAGATTCTAGTTGGAATATATATGTGCATAAGCTGATTTAACGCGTGACATTCAAGGGATTAAAAGCTAGCTGGGAAAAGAAAGCATACGCGCGCATAAATATATACTTTTCGAATTTCGATCGGCATATGTTAAATTTGCAGATACATAATGGAATTGACAAGCTGCTTTTTCATATTAGGATCTGGAGAAGTGCCTATCGTGGAGCATGCATATCATGCACCATCAACTCTGAAAGGGACTAATTAAAACGCTACGTCACCCGGCTtatgaacgaacgaacgaacgaacagcagtgctagctatagctagaaaTGGACTACTCCCATCTCTTGTGAAAATAGAAAAACACGCAAGACTAGCTATTTTCATTATTCATGcttgttcagagttcagacttcaggCAAACATGTAAGCTCATGCGTGTGTTGTACAAACCACAAACAATGCATGGTCTATGCTTTTGCATGCATGCGTTCTAATTAACGATGAAAGgaagtttaattaattaaatctagCTTGACTTAGAGAAAGAGATTATATTAGTTGATGAGCTAACTAATTAGCTAACAGCGCTCTAgtactagttaattaattacctctCGAACCAGAGGGCGAAGGGCGCCatgacggcggtggcgaagagGTTACGGTAGACGACGAGGACGAAGTGGCTCATGCC of the Oryza sativa Japonica Group chromosome 2, ASM3414082v1 genome contains:
- the LOC4330851 gene encoding WAT1-related protein At1g21890, yielding MGVGRVMNDAKPYLAMILLQVGFAGMYVVAVASLKRGMSHFVLVVYRNLFATAVMAPFALWFERRVRPRLTLIIFLKIMGLAILEPVLDQNLYYMGANLTSAGFASALINVLPAVTFVMALVLRMEKVKLKSVHSQAKIAGTLFTVAGAVLMVLYHGPVVQFPWTKGQHHDGGSGAGGAAGGGFLQGTIFIVVACVCWSGFFVLQSNTLQSYPAELSLTTLICLMGSVLSGTVALVAERHNTHAWLIGFDTRLFTCVYAGIVCSGVAYYVQGIVSRQRGPVFVTAFNPLCMIITAIMGSIILKEEINLGSVIGAVIIVIGLYALIWGKGADKVEQTDAGAAAAGSNKGGGELPLTAVPNGHGSKHGNGGHVYDVETPPAANGHY